In a genomic window of Clostridia bacterium:
- a CDS encoding ATP-binding protein, translated as FETADPRRLIQLKEFVRTHEALRRADNLFLYDPWHGLSRLQPDGRLAPYRKAVWETPLARQAGVEAPSVALGGLRQALRELDGYLRRQRTIVILQNLAEHREWDSGLQSALRAWAIDEEILARGSTIFLQTADAASLLDPYTRELIVVIEVDPSSDAERRYLIAKTAVELEVSIDDNRLGELAAATAGLNLHQLESVLLESYHATRGFDLTRVKDLKSDLVRRSGVLDVVEPHASFQDIGGYAAVKSFVKRDVVRVLAEAHRARQFGVPLPRGLLLFGPPGTGKSLFARALAHEIRLPFIQLRTENIYSKWFGESGQNMRQALQLADKMSPAVVFVDEIDRFGRRSGGARDSAGEESQRVFSQFLEWLGKPEREAIVVGTTNVPDHLDEAFIRTGRFDYKIPFLYPGPEARLAVLSVHLGLEEGSRHRRPPLLDDPDAFRQFLAEEIVPRTRYFSGAELEELVTRAKRRAFASGASGVGREDFRAALQSFRIPYEDRAASVRYYLGQARRFTDDEAFLEELQREIDEAAD; from the coding sequence TTCGAGACCGCCGATCCCCGCCGCCTCATCCAGCTCAAGGAGTTCGTCCGCACCCATGAGGCGCTGCGCCGGGCGGACAACCTCTTCCTGTACGACCCGTGGCACGGCCTCTCGCGCCTGCAGCCGGACGGTCGCCTGGCGCCCTACCGCAAGGCGGTGTGGGAGACGCCCCTGGCGCGCCAGGCCGGGGTGGAGGCGCCGAGCGTCGCCCTTGGCGGCCTGCGCCAGGCGCTGCGGGAGCTGGACGGCTACCTGAGGCGGCAGCGCACGATCGTCATCCTGCAGAACCTGGCCGAGCACCGGGAGTGGGACAGCGGCTTGCAGAGCGCGCTGCGCGCGTGGGCCATCGACGAGGAGATCCTCGCGCGCGGCTCGACCATCTTCCTCCAGACGGCCGACGCCGCCTCGCTTCTCGACCCCTACACCCGCGAGCTCATCGTCGTGATCGAGGTCGACCCCTCAAGCGACGCCGAGCGCCGCTACCTGATCGCGAAGACGGCGGTCGAGCTCGAGGTCTCCATCGACGACAACCGGCTCGGCGAGCTGGCGGCCGCCACCGCCGGGCTCAACCTGCACCAGCTCGAAAGCGTGTTGCTGGAGTCGTACCACGCGACGCGAGGCTTCGACTTGACGCGCGTCAAGGACCTCAAGAGCGACCTGGTCCGGCGCTCCGGCGTGCTCGATGTCGTCGAACCGCACGCCTCCTTCCAGGACATCGGCGGATACGCGGCCGTGAAGTCGTTCGTCAAGCGGGACGTCGTGCGCGTGCTGGCGGAGGCCCACCGCGCGCGCCAGTTCGGCGTGCCGCTGCCGCGCGGCCTCCTGCTGTTCGGCCCGCCGGGCACCGGCAAGAGCCTCTTCGCGCGCGCCCTGGCGCACGAGATCCGGCTGCCCTTCATCCAACTGCGCACGGAGAACATCTACTCCAAGTGGTTCGGCGAGTCCGGCCAGAACATGCGCCAGGCGTTGCAGCTCGCCGACAAGATGTCGCCGGCGGTCGTCTTCGTGGACGAGATCGACCGCTTCGGGCGCCGTTCGGGCGGCGCGCGCGACTCGGCGGGTGAGGAGAGCCAGCGGGTCTTCTCTCAGTTCCTGGAATGGCTGGGCAAGCCGGAGCGGGAAGCCATCGTGGTCGGGACCACGAACGTCCCCGATCACCTGGACGAGGCGTTCATCCGCACAGGCCGCTTCGACTACAAGATTCCCTTCCTCTATCCCGGTCCCGAGGCGCGGCTCGCCGTGCTCTCGGTACACCTCGGACTGGAAGAGGGGTCGCGGCACCGGCGGCCGCCGCTCCTGGACGACCCCGACGCGTTCCGCCAGTTCCTTGCGGAGGAGATCGTGCCGCGCACGCGCTACTTCTCGGGAGCGGAGCTCGAGGAGCTGGTCACGAGGGCCAAACGCCGCGCCTTCGCGAGCGGTGCGAGCGGTGTCGGCCGGGAGGACTTCCGCGCGGCGCTGCAGAGCTTCCGGATCCCGTACGAGGACAGGGCGGCGTCCGTGCGGTATTATCTTGGACAGGCTAGGCGTTTCACGGACGACGAGGCCTTTTTGGAGGAGTTGCAGCGCGAGATCGACGAGGCTGCGGATTGA